A genomic stretch from Nitrospirae bacterium YQR-1 includes:
- a CDS encoding riboflavin synthase, with product MFTGITVSQGTVVSFRRGGTPAVLTISDVVVLPGAKIGESISVNGACLTVFEKGSGTASFHVSEETLRATTLGLLTQGGKVNLEPAMAATERFGGHFVTGHVDAVGTITAKKQTGQGGLDSVKIEITIPAELMKYVVRKGSITVEGISLTVVDLLQSGFTLVIIPHTLEQSTLGTKKPGDKVNIETDILGKYVERFVSGYLENGKEEGLGDKALLIKLKEKGYVR from the coding sequence ATGTTTACAGGCATAACAGTATCACAGGGCACAGTTGTGTCTTTCAGAAGAGGCGGCACACCGGCAGTCCTGACGATTTCAGATGTGGTTGTGCTGCCCGGGGCCAAAATCGGCGAGAGCATTTCAGTTAACGGAGCGTGTTTGACGGTGTTTGAAAAAGGCTCGGGAACTGCGTCTTTTCACGTCTCAGAGGAGACACTGAGAGCTACGACTTTGGGGTTGCTGACCCAGGGAGGTAAGGTTAACCTTGAGCCTGCCATGGCAGCCACTGAGAGATTCGGGGGGCATTTTGTCACAGGCCACGTTGATGCAGTGGGCACAATAACGGCTAAAAAGCAAACAGGACAGGGCGGCCTGGATTCTGTTAAAATAGAGATCACAATACCGGCTGAACTAATGAAGTATGTAGTGCGCAAGGGTTCAATAACCGTAGAGGGTATCAGCCTGACAGTAGTTGACTTGCTCCAGAGCGGCTTTACGCTTGTAATCATACCACACACATTAGAGCAGAGTACTTTGGGAACAAAGAAACCCGGTGATAAGGTAAACATAGAAACTGATATATTAGGAAAGTACGTGGAGAGGTTCGTTTCCGGTTATTTGGAAAACGGCAAAGAGGAGGGGCTTGGAGATAAAGCACTCTTAATCAAACTAAAAGAAAAGGGTTATGTAAGATGA
- a CDS encoding ROK family protein, with translation MPEKYSIGVDLGGTNLRVALVSKKGEILERIKISSTGDVLKNLTDSIKSIMTPEVSGIGLAVAGVIDKENGLIKHSPNLPSLEGIGIVAEIERETGLKAALGNDASMAALGESISGAGQNVESFVLLTLGTGIGGGIIYKRSLLDIASEVGHITVESNGRRCFCGGTGCLEAYASSRAMMAFLSEGISEGRETAMKKELQNIKPKDIYCYAKSGDAFAREILKRAGRYLGIGIGNFINLFSPGAVILSGGLTGAWDIYVAEAIEAASTRAFRELYDKTRIIPSGLGGDAGLVGAAALPHMCYTTYCREG, from the coding sequence ATGCCGGAGAAATATTCAATAGGTGTTGACCTTGGGGGCACAAACCTAAGGGTTGCCCTGGTTTCAAAAAAGGGCGAGATATTGGAAAGGATAAAGATTTCCTCAACAGGTGATGTGCTGAAAAACTTGACGGATTCGATAAAAAGCATTATGACGCCGGAGGTCTCAGGTATAGGACTTGCAGTTGCCGGTGTGATAGATAAGGAAAACGGACTAATAAAACACTCACCAAATCTTCCCTCTCTGGAGGGAATTGGAATTGTTGCCGAGATAGAGCGGGAAACAGGACTTAAGGCCGCTCTGGGCAACGATGCAAGCATGGCAGCCCTTGGCGAGAGTATATCCGGAGCCGGGCAGAACGTTGAGTCCTTTGTTTTGTTAACATTAGGGACAGGTATAGGCGGCGGTATAATATACAAGCGCTCCCTTCTGGATATAGCCTCAGAGGTTGGGCACATTACGGTGGAGTCAAACGGACGCAGATGTTTTTGCGGCGGCACCGGCTGCCTTGAGGCATACGCCTCCTCCCGTGCCATGATGGCTTTTCTTTCAGAGGGCATTTCAGAGGGCAGAGAGACAGCCATGAAAAAAGAACTCCAAAATATCAAGCCTAAAGATATATACTGTTATGCTAAATCAGGGGATGCCTTTGCAAGGGAGATACTGAAAAGAGCCGGCCGGTACCTGGGCATAGGCATAGGGAATTTTATAAATCTCTTTAGCCCCGGGGCCGTGATTCTCTCCGGAGGGCTTACCGGTGCATGGGATATATATGTGGCGGAAGCAATAGAGGCTGCATCAACAAGAGCGTTTAGAGAGCTTTATGATAAAACAAGAATAATTCCGTCGGGTTTGGGTGGAGATGCCGGGCTGGTCGGAGCGGCGGCACTTCCGCATATGTGTTACACCACTTATTGCAGGGAAGGTTAA
- the lepA gene encoding translation elongation factor 4, with amino-acid sequence MAKKNIRNFSIIAHIDHGKSTLADRFLELTGALAKKDITKQVLDSMDLEKERGITIKAHAVRLTYEGTDGTPYVLNLIDTPGHVDFSYEVSRSLASCEGAILVVDSTQGVEAQTLANTYLALEHNLEIIPVINKIDLPQAEPDRIIQQIEDIIGLDCAEAIQCSAKSGIGVDKILEAIVRKVPAPGGNETAPLRALIFDSWFDNYKGVIVLVRVFDGSIRPGMVMSMMSTGKTYEITDVGVFTPRPQLMDVLSCGEVGFISAAIRNVEDAKMGDTITNALNPAKEPLPGYKEVKPMVFCGIYPTETNDYEFLRDALFKLRLNDASFSFEPETSTALGFGFRCGFLGLLHMDIIKERLEREFNLSLINTSPTVIYRITLKGDTVVFVDNPTLLPENYDKLEEPYILATIFVPERFVGNVLDLCREKRGIQKEFTFYGKDRVKVAYELPMNEILWDFYDKLKSISKGYASMDYDFTGFKESDLVKLDILINGSPLDALSTIVHREKSYYKGRQIVENLREVIPRQMYEVAIQAAIGRKIIARESVKALRKDVIAKCYGGDITRKRKLLEKQKEGKKRMKQFGKVEIPQEAFLAVMRVGK; translated from the coding sequence ATGGCAAAAAAAAATATAAGGAATTTTTCCATAATCGCCCATATAGACCATGGCAAGTCAACACTTGCCGACAGGTTTCTGGAACTAACCGGGGCACTGGCTAAAAAGGATATAACAAAGCAGGTGCTGGATTCCATGGACCTTGAAAAGGAACGCGGCATTACCATTAAGGCACATGCTGTAAGGCTTACGTATGAGGGGACAGACGGCACACCGTATGTGCTTAACCTTATAGATACGCCCGGGCATGTGGACTTTTCATACGAGGTATCAAGAAGCCTTGCCTCATGTGAGGGAGCTATCCTTGTGGTGGACTCCACCCAGGGGGTTGAGGCACAAACCCTTGCCAATACCTACCTTGCCCTTGAACATAACCTGGAGATTATTCCGGTTATTAACAAGATAGATCTTCCGCAGGCTGAACCGGACAGAATCATTCAGCAGATAGAGGATATAATCGGGCTGGACTGTGCGGAGGCTATACAGTGTTCGGCTAAAAGCGGCATTGGTGTGGATAAAATCCTTGAGGCTATAGTGCGTAAGGTTCCCGCTCCCGGGGGGAATGAGACAGCACCGCTGAGGGCGCTGATTTTTGATTCATGGTTTGACAACTACAAGGGCGTGATTGTGCTGGTAAGGGTGTTTGACGGCTCAATAAGGCCGGGCATGGTAATGTCAATGATGTCAACGGGTAAGACCTATGAGATAACCGACGTCGGAGTGTTTACCCCAAGGCCTCAGTTGATGGATGTACTGAGTTGCGGGGAGGTTGGATTTATCTCAGCCGCTATCAGAAATGTTGAGGATGCCAAAATGGGCGATACGATAACCAATGCCCTTAACCCTGCAAAAGAACCTTTGCCGGGCTACAAGGAAGTAAAACCCATGGTGTTTTGCGGGATTTACCCTACAGAGACAAACGACTACGAATTTCTCAGAGACGCTCTTTTTAAGCTCCGGCTTAATGACGCATCGTTTTCCTTTGAGCCTGAGACCTCAACCGCCCTTGGCTTTGGCTTCAGGTGCGGCTTCCTCGGTCTCCTGCACATGGATATAATAAAGGAACGGCTGGAGAGGGAATTTAATCTCTCTTTAATAAACACATCTCCAACTGTTATCTACAGGATAACTCTCAAAGGCGACACGGTTGTGTTTGTGGATAACCCAACACTGCTGCCTGAGAACTATGATAAACTTGAGGAGCCCTACATCCTTGCAACCATATTTGTTCCGGAACGTTTTGTCGGCAACGTGTTGGATTTGTGCCGGGAAAAACGGGGAATACAGAAGGAGTTTACTTTTTACGGTAAGGACAGGGTAAAAGTAGCATATGAGCTTCCTATGAATGAAATTCTCTGGGATTTTTATGATAAACTTAAATCTATATCCAAGGGGTATGCTTCAATGGATTATGACTTTACGGGCTTTAAGGAATCTGATTTGGTAAAGCTCGATATTTTAATAAATGGTAGTCCTCTGGATGCCCTGTCAACGATAGTTCACAGGGAAAAGTCATACTATAAGGGGAGACAGATAGTGGAAAACCTCAGAGAAGTGATTCCAAGACAGATGTATGAGGTGGCGATACAGGCGGCCATAGGCAGAAAGATAATAGCCCGTGAGTCGGTTAAGGCCCTAAGGAAAGACGTAATTGCCAAGTGCTACGGCGGGGATATAACGAGAAAGAGAAAACTTCTTGAAAAACAAAAGGAGGGCAAAAAAAGAATGAAACAATTCGGCAAGGTAGAAATACCCCAGGAGGCGTTCCTTGCCGTTATGAGGGTAGGCAAGTGA
- the ribE gene encoding 6,7-dimethyl-8-ribityllumazine synthase: MIVSRFNDFITSHLLEGAVDAFIRHGGEDKNITVVRVPGSFEIPMAALKTAKSGLYDAVITLAAIIRGATPHFEYVSAEASKGIAMASIESGVPVSYGVITSDSIEQAIERAGSKSGNKGWDAAVTAIEMANVIKKL, encoded by the coding sequence ATGATAGTGAGCAGATTTAATGATTTCATAACAAGCCATCTGCTTGAGGGGGCGGTAGATGCTTTTATAAGGCACGGTGGTGAGGATAAAAACATAACGGTGGTAAGAGTGCCGGGGTCTTTTGAAATACCGATGGCAGCGTTAAAGACGGCAAAGAGCGGCCTTTATGATGCTGTGATAACTCTTGCCGCTATAATAAGGGGGGCAACACCCCACTTTGAGTATGTCTCTGCGGAGGCCTCAAAGGGAATAGCCATGGCCTCTATAGAGAGCGGTGTGCCGGTCAGTTACGGGGTAATAACATCTGATTCAATAGAGCAGGCCATAGAGCGTGCCGGCTCTAAGAGCGGCAATAAGGGCTGGGATGCCGCCGTGACGGCTATAGAGATGGCTAATGTGATTAAAAAATTATGA
- the lepB gene encoding signal peptidase I yields the protein MKIKKEKSIYREYIEALVTALVLALIIRTFVVQAFKIPSGSMIPTLLVGDHILVNKFIYGIQIPFTDKRIFAFNHPQRGDVVVFKFPQDPSRDFIKRVVAKGGDTVEVLNREVYVNKKKLDESYIQHSDNVENKDMVPRDNMSALTVPINKIFVMGDNRDHSYDSRFWGFVDISAVRGEALFIYWSWDKEKTSVRFRRIGRAIK from the coding sequence GTGAAAATTAAAAAAGAAAAAAGCATATACAGAGAGTATATAGAGGCCCTGGTAACAGCCCTTGTACTTGCCCTTATAATAAGGACATTTGTCGTACAGGCCTTTAAGATACCCTCAGGGTCAATGATTCCCACTCTTTTGGTTGGAGACCATATTTTAGTAAACAAATTCATATATGGAATACAGATACCGTTTACCGACAAGAGGATATTTGCATTCAATCATCCGCAAAGGGGCGATGTCGTAGTGTTTAAGTTCCCTCAGGACCCCTCACGTGATTTTATAAAGCGGGTGGTGGCAAAAGGTGGAGATACTGTTGAAGTCCTAAACCGTGAGGTATATGTAAACAAGAAAAAACTCGATGAATCATATATTCAACACAGTGATAATGTGGAAAACAAGGATATGGTACCCAGAGACAATATGTCTGCATTAACCGTACCGATAAACAAAATCTTTGTCATGGGCGACAACCGTGACCACAGTTATGACAGCCGTTTTTGGGGCTTTGTGGACATAAGTGCGGTGCGCGGAGAGGCGCTGTTTATCTACTGGTCATGGGATAAGGAAAAGACATCCGTCAGATTTCGCAGAATAGGGAGGGCAATTAAATGA
- a CDS encoding tetratricopeptide repeat protein — protein MKKDIYIKIAICISLITVISFIYSDTAHFGFVDYDDNLYVSQNRNVLSGLNVQSLKWASLAVVDSNWLPLTLITHMMDVSLYGNNIGGHHITNVVLHCANSVLLFIILWLMLENLPAGAFCAAVFAVHPTHVESVAWISERKDVLSAFFWMLTVLMYVLYVKRPHIKRYLPALLFFILSLMSKPMAVTLPFVLLLFDFWPLRRFTFTNATLESKSTTWLIAEKIPFLIFSAFSSIITYRIQIGFDGEEQFEAIPLVLRLKNAVVAYVKYMYMMVWPQGLSPLYPLEKNIPISWFLVSAVVIVLITIISIRYIRRAPWLLTGWLFYLGTLFPVAGAVQIGLHSMADRYTYIPSIGLFLIVSMLLPKPKTVKQTGSLFLILAIVVVVFTVVSKKQVNYWRDNFTLFGRASQVTKNNFVALYNLGTAYAIRGNLTLSEQYLSEAIRINPDYLESYINLAFVLLNQNRTGDAMYVYKEAIKRNPMLYTAYNGLGMLYKAQGKLQDAKRCFTMALNLNPYFRTARESLAEIESQLKWKENVRP, from the coding sequence ATGAAAAAAGACATTTATATTAAAATTGCCATCTGCATTTCCCTCATAACAGTTATTTCTTTCATCTACTCAGATACGGCTCATTTTGGTTTTGTTGACTACGATGATAATCTCTACGTGAGCCAAAACCGTAATGTTCTTTCCGGTTTAAATGTGCAGTCGTTGAAGTGGGCCTCACTTGCCGTAGTGGACAGCAACTGGCTTCCCCTTACGCTTATAACACACATGATGGATGTGTCTCTCTATGGCAACAACATCGGGGGCCATCACATTACTAATGTGGTACTACACTGTGCCAACTCAGTGCTTCTTTTTATAATCCTGTGGCTCATGCTTGAAAACTTACCGGCCGGTGCCTTTTGTGCAGCCGTATTTGCCGTCCATCCCACCCATGTAGAGTCTGTTGCATGGATTTCTGAAAGAAAGGACGTCCTCAGCGCTTTTTTCTGGATGCTTACAGTGCTGATGTACGTTTTATATGTTAAAAGGCCACATATAAAGAGGTATCTTCCCGCCCTGCTTTTTTTCATCCTGTCACTTATGTCAAAACCAATGGCTGTCACGCTGCCTTTTGTGCTTCTACTGTTTGATTTCTGGCCGCTAAGAAGGTTTACTTTCACAAATGCAACCCTTGAGAGTAAATCAACAACGTGGCTGATTGCCGAGAAAATCCCTTTTTTAATTTTTTCGGCTTTTTCCAGCATCATCACCTACAGGATTCAGATTGGTTTTGACGGGGAGGAGCAATTTGAGGCTATCCCGTTGGTTTTAAGGCTTAAAAATGCTGTTGTTGCCTATGTGAAGTATATGTACATGATGGTCTGGCCACAAGGACTCTCACCTCTGTATCCGCTTGAGAAAAACATCCCGATTAGCTGGTTTTTGGTATCGGCGGTAGTTATTGTCCTTATAACCATAATTTCTATAAGGTATATAAGGAGAGCTCCGTGGCTTTTGACAGGTTGGTTGTTTTATCTGGGCACGCTATTTCCGGTGGCAGGTGCGGTTCAGATTGGCCTACACAGCATGGCTGACAGATACACCTATATTCCATCAATCGGCCTGTTTCTTATTGTCTCCATGTTGCTTCCTAAACCCAAAACAGTTAAACAAACGGGTTCACTTTTTTTAATATTGGCCATCGTTGTGGTTGTCTTTACGGTGGTCTCCAAAAAACAGGTCAATTACTGGCGGGATAATTTTACTCTTTTTGGACGTGCCTCACAGGTAACTAAAAACAATTTTGTTGCACTTTATAACCTGGGCACGGCTTATGCCATAAGGGGAAATCTTACTCTTTCAGAGCAGTACCTTAGTGAAGCAATAAGAATAAACCCTGACTACCTTGAGTCCTATATAAACCTTGCCTTTGTGCTGCTTAACCAAAACCGTACCGGTGATGCTATGTATGTTTATAAGGAAGCGATAAAACGCAATCCTATGCTTTACACGGCCTATAACGGCCTGGGAATGCTTTACAAGGCGCAGGGTAAACTGCAGGATGCAAAGAGATGCTTTACGATGGCTCTTAACCTAAACCCTTATTTCAGAACTGCCCGTGAAAGTCTTGCTGAGATTGAAAGCCAACTCAAATGGAAAGAAAATGTCCGTCCATGA
- a CDS encoding tetratricopeptide repeat protein gives MDDTCTYNPKPEWINVFTYAVLIVALTLSVFWNTKNAQFLIYDDNRYVTGNPYVQMGITKESILWAFTTDNDGNWFPLTWLTHLVDFEIYGLRPAGHHITNLVIHTVNSLLVFMLFTVLLKRTLQGAVIGALFAIHPMHVESVAWVSERKDVLCAFWFFTTLLCYVSWVRTRGIFRYMLTVVSFAFALMSKPMAVTIPVVLLFFDFWPHGRLTNAPSAETVKRLLRLTMEKIPFIILSAASCVITVYVQKTGGHLMSSQRFLLPLRVENAVLSYVKYLYFAVWPTGLSNFYPMPESIPLPSAVISAFIIVGITTVALLKAKTKPWFIFGWLWFFVTLLPVIGLIQVELQAMANRYTYIPYIGLFVIAVVCVFEITEGFPKLKLPLSILAALSILLLSYAARIEVSYWTDSLSLTYRAIEVNSKNYMAYYNLGYIKASEGKHEEALISYKKAVVLKPDFGKPYINAGYELLALQRIDEAVRYFKKSIPVAGPNISRAFNGLGIALLEDGKIAEAHDAFQSALKHDPGMQEAQINLDTVNEMMGRIK, from the coding sequence ATGGATGATACCTGTACCTATAACCCCAAGCCGGAGTGGATAAACGTATTTACATATGCCGTTTTAATTGTAGCTTTAACCCTCAGCGTGTTTTGGAACACAAAGAACGCCCAATTCCTTATTTATGATGATAACCGCTACGTTACCGGCAACCCATATGTACAAATGGGTATTACAAAGGAGAGCATCCTGTGGGCATTTACAACAGATAACGACGGCAACTGGTTTCCCCTTACATGGCTGACGCATCTGGTTGATTTTGAAATTTATGGTTTACGCCCTGCCGGACATCACATAACCAACCTTGTAATACACACTGTTAATTCCCTGCTGGTTTTCATGCTTTTTACCGTACTACTTAAAAGAACACTGCAGGGGGCCGTAATCGGAGCGCTTTTTGCCATTCATCCCATGCATGTTGAGTCGGTGGCATGGGTGTCGGAAAGAAAAGACGTGCTGTGTGCTTTTTGGTTTTTTACAACCCTGCTGTGTTATGTATCCTGGGTACGCACAAGAGGCATTTTCCGGTATATGCTGACCGTGGTTTCTTTTGCCTTTGCACTTATGTCTAAACCAATGGCCGTAACCATTCCAGTTGTACTGCTGTTTTTTGATTTTTGGCCACATGGCAGATTAACAAATGCACCTTCTGCGGAGACTGTAAAAAGGCTGCTACGGTTGACAATGGAGAAAATCCCGTTTATCATACTCTCCGCCGCCTCTTGTGTCATAACAGTGTATGTACAGAAAACCGGCGGTCACTTAATGTCCTCGCAACGTTTCCTGCTGCCTTTGAGGGTTGAAAACGCAGTGTTGTCATATGTCAAATATTTATATTTTGCGGTTTGGCCAACCGGTCTTTCCAATTTTTATCCTATGCCGGAGAGCATCCCACTGCCCTCCGCCGTCATCTCAGCTTTTATAATTGTTGGTATAACCACGGTGGCTTTGCTGAAAGCAAAAACTAAACCGTGGTTTATATTTGGCTGGCTTTGGTTTTTTGTAACCCTGCTGCCGGTAATCGGCCTTATTCAGGTGGAACTTCAGGCCATGGCTAACAGATATACGTACATTCCATACATCGGGCTTTTTGTCATAGCCGTTGTTTGCGTGTTTGAAATAACAGAAGGGTTTCCTAAATTGAAATTACCACTTAGCATATTGGCCGCACTAAGTATCCTGTTGCTGTCTTACGCTGCCCGTATTGAGGTCTCATACTGGACGGACAGTCTCAGTCTAACATACCGTGCCATAGAGGTTAACTCCAAAAACTACATGGCTTACTATAACCTTGGATACATAAAAGCCTCTGAGGGAAAGCACGAGGAGGCACTCATAAGTTATAAGAAGGCTGTTGTCCTTAAACCCGATTTCGGCAAACCATACATAAATGCCGGATATGAGCTTCTGGCTTTGCAAAGAATTGATGAGGCCGTCCGGTATTTTAAAAAATCCATACCTGTGGCAGGCCCTAATATTTCCCGCGCATTTAACGGCCTTGGTATTGCCCTGTTAGAAGATGGTAAAATAGCGGAAGCTCATGATGCGTTTCAAAGCGCACTAAAGCATGACCCGGGTATGCAGGAGGCTCAGATAAATCTGGATACTGTAAATGAAATGATGGGAAGGATAAAGTAA
- a CDS encoding tetratricopeptide repeat protein has product MMMKNTKIKGLPGNYGFTPVDIAVAVITLTTIFVYYPVGRFDFVLYDDQKFVTENINLRYGFTLSNVLWAFHTVSMDNWQPLTVLSHMFDVTVFGLNPGWHHLMSLLLHIIASCALFFTFHLATQNVVRSTAVALVFAIHPMHIESVAWIAERKDVMCALFWFLTLYSYTKYVKNPAIMTYTFFFICCLCTYLSKPMAVTLPVTLLLFDLWPLKRIDLAQKHTPGRFIRLLVEKIPVFILTALMSIVTLSNQKKIGAYISFDSIPLTKRVLNAVMSYWLYLKKFFFPADMACFYPFIPDTTLWQYAPAALSLFVVTAFMVVKAKKFPCFFSGWLWYLVTLLPVIGIIQVGLQSMADRYTYIPYVGLSVICVNVAADYFKKPLQKKILTAVSVTVIVVFIFISKTQLKYWENTVTLSKHATEVTHNNHIAYSLLGTGLLQRGKTNEAIENFKKSLEINPKYHEAWSNLAHAYDAAGDYKKAVECYQKAIDYNPLSLSAYTDMATVYLKQNEISQASELFAYALKTNNNDFIALNGMAVVLAKQGKYDEAADFFHKALKVNPFYAEAKENMAVLEKITSEKKH; this is encoded by the coding sequence ATGATGATGAAAAACACAAAAATTAAAGGTCTGCCGGGGAATTATGGCTTTACTCCTGTGGATATTGCCGTTGCCGTCATTACGCTTACAACCATTTTTGTTTATTATCCTGTAGGCAGGTTTGATTTTGTCCTCTATGACGACCAAAAGTTTGTTACGGAGAACATCAACCTCAGGTATGGATTTACTTTATCAAATGTGCTTTGGGCCTTTCATACTGTTAGTATGGACAATTGGCAGCCCCTCACAGTGCTTTCACACATGTTTGATGTTACGGTGTTTGGCCTTAATCCGGGATGGCACCATCTAATGAGCCTCCTGCTGCACATTATAGCCTCCTGTGCGTTATTTTTCACCTTTCACCTGGCCACACAAAACGTGGTAAGGAGCACCGCTGTCGCCCTTGTGTTTGCAATACACCCCATGCATATTGAGTCGGTAGCGTGGATTGCCGAACGAAAAGATGTAATGTGCGCCCTTTTTTGGTTTCTTACGCTTTACTCATACACAAAGTATGTTAAAAATCCTGCAATTATGACATACACGTTTTTTTTTATCTGCTGCCTATGTACTTATTTGTCAAAGCCTATGGCTGTCACTTTACCTGTAACTCTGTTACTTTTTGACCTATGGCCCCTCAAAAGGATAGATTTAGCCCAAAAGCATACACCTGGTCGGTTTATTCGCCTTCTGGTTGAAAAAATCCCGGTTTTTATCCTTACAGCCCTTATGTCAATAGTAACACTCAGTAACCAGAAAAAAATCGGTGCCTATATTTCCTTTGATTCTATACCGCTTACTAAGAGGGTGTTAAATGCCGTGATGTCTTATTGGCTTTATTTGAAAAAATTCTTTTTCCCTGCCGATATGGCCTGCTTTTATCCATTTATTCCGGATACCACCCTTTGGCAATACGCTCCGGCGGCCTTGAGTCTGTTTGTAGTAACTGCGTTTATGGTTGTAAAAGCCAAAAAGTTCCCCTGCTTTTTTAGCGGCTGGTTGTGGTATCTGGTAACGCTGCTTCCGGTTATAGGCATTATACAGGTGGGGCTTCAGTCCATGGCCGACAGATACACGTATATTCCATATGTGGGACTTTCAGTCATTTGTGTAAACGTTGCCGCCGATTATTTTAAAAAGCCTCTACAAAAAAAGATTCTCACCGCTGTGTCGGTAACAGTTATTGTTGTCTTTATTTTTATTTCCAAAACACAACTTAAATATTGGGAAAACACCGTGACACTCTCTAAACACGCCACAGAGGTTACACACAATAACCACATAGCCTACAGTTTACTTGGCACAGGATTGCTCCAAAGAGGGAAAACAAATGAGGCAATAGAAAACTTTAAAAAATCCCTGGAGATAAATCCAAAATACCACGAGGCGTGGTCAAACCTAGCTCACGCCTATGATGCAGCAGGTGATTATAAAAAAGCTGTTGAATGCTACCAAAAAGCTATTGACTATAACCCTTTGTCCTTGTCAGCATATACAGACATGGCAACAGTTTACTTAAAGCAAAATGAGATTTCACAGGCTTCCGAGTTATTTGCCTATGCACTTAAAACAAACAATAACGACTTTATTGCCTTAAATGGAATGGCTGTTGTTCTTGCAAAACAAGGAAAATACGATGAGGCCGCCGATTTTTTCCACAAGGCTCTGAAGGTAAACCCATTCTATGCTGAGGCTAAAGAGAATATGGCTGTTTTAGAGAAAATCACATCTGAAAAAAAACATTAA
- a CDS encoding bifunctional 3,4-dihydroxy-2-butanone-4-phosphate synthase/GTP cyclohydrolase II, which yields MMDSVEAAIADIKGGKMVILIDDEDRENEGDLCMAAERVTPEAINFMAKYGRGLICLSLTQERVNYLNLPMMTTENTSSFGTAFTVSIEARKGVTTGISAKDRARTILTAIDPKARPEDLARPGHVFPLRARPGGVLQRAGQTEGSVDLARLGGLIPAGVICEIMNDDGTMSRVPELKVFAETHNLRIVTIEDLIKYRLRNDRLIHRVAEVKLPTGHGDFKAIAYESMVDKSVHMALVKGDLHRDEPVLVRVHSECLTGDVFGSKRCDCGDQLQRSMEIVDAKGRGVVLYMRQEGRGIGLANKIKAYALQDSGMDTVEANLELGFKADLRDYGIGAQILVDLGLTEIILITNNPRKIVGLEGYGLKVVDRYPIEVKPGEKNIVYLKTKKKKLGHILDEV from the coding sequence ATAATGGATAGCGTGGAGGCTGCCATAGCTGACATAAAAGGCGGCAAGATGGTAATTCTCATAGACGATGAGGACAGGGAAAACGAGGGGGATTTATGTATGGCAGCGGAGAGGGTAACCCCTGAGGCTATAAACTTTATGGCTAAATACGGCAGGGGATTAATATGTCTGAGCCTGACTCAGGAGCGTGTGAATTATTTAAACCTTCCTATGATGACTACCGAAAACACCTCATCCTTCGGCACAGCCTTTACAGTGTCAATTGAGGCACGTAAGGGGGTAACCACAGGCATATCGGCCAAAGACAGAGCAAGGACAATACTGACGGCAATAGACCCAAAGGCAAGGCCGGAGGATCTTGCGCGACCCGGGCATGTTTTTCCCCTGAGGGCGCGTCCCGGCGGTGTCTTGCAGCGTGCCGGGCAGACCGAGGGCTCGGTTGATTTGGCAAGACTTGGGGGCCTTATTCCGGCCGGAGTCATATGTGAAATCATGAACGATGACGGCACGATGTCAAGAGTGCCGGAGCTTAAAGTGTTTGCCGAAACTCATAACCTTAGAATAGTTACAATAGAGGATCTGATAAAGTACCGGTTACGCAACGACCGTCTTATTCACCGTGTGGCGGAGGTTAAACTTCCAACCGGGCACGGTGATTTTAAAGCAATCGCCTATGAGAGTATGGTGGATAAGAGCGTTCACATGGCCCTTGTTAAAGGTGACTTGCACAGAGATGAACCCGTATTGGTACGCGTACATTCGGAGTGTCTGACCGGTGATGTTTTTGGCTCAAAGCGTTGTGACTGCGGCGATCAGCTTCAGAGGTCTATGGAAATTGTAGATGCAAAGGGCAGGGGAGTGGTTCTCTATATGAGACAAGAGGGCCGTGGCATAGGGCTTGCCAATAAGATAAAAGCCTATGCGCTACAGGACAGCGGCATGGACACGGTAGAGGCCAATTTAGAGCTTGGATTTAAAGCGGACTTGCGGGACTACGGTATAGGGGCACAGATTTTAGTGGATTTGGGCCTTACGGAGATTATTCTCATAACCAATAATCCGCGTAAAATAGTGGGGCTTGAGGGATATGGATTAAAGGTAGTGGACAGGTACCCAATAGAGGTTAAGCCCGGCGAGAAGAACATTGTGTATTTAAAGACAAAGAAAAAGAAACTCGGCCATATACTTGATGAGGTGTAG